A single window of Venturia canescens isolate UGA chromosome 3, ASM1945775v1, whole genome shotgun sequence DNA harbors:
- the LOC122408501 gene encoding sentrin-specific protease 1-like gives MDVSTQTRCQVLRKHFSQQTRGEAGWDGQEERGEEEVERFERMSGKRIRQRLGGKKKKALTQNSDTQTQGAKSKGTQTFVWRLMNVDLEKRHQPSRGRALEQITRHRQHEQICSEMALPKMVSPMSDDSPPSKPTKEEQIKQKREEEAEKRKRYKTEVEKNEEEWKTWKIGEFVWTNKKEGSENIERKEVIRKKNDAKKEEDNGRDKKQTTMRLLKKIGVQQKETINKKGTKPQEKEETNAKGRQITREGNNNEKLRKETDVIKNCSNHRYETLQDRKWINDEVINDYLVLIAEQNKDRKVHCMSSFFYERLRIGGHISVKRWTRKTSLFTFDLILIPLHFGNHWCLATIDLEEKTISFYDSLLGKDKGCLVILFQYLIDEAKEKQQKNFLPGEWNLIIKKEIPRQTNDYDCGVFACLSAKYVAAHREFDFDQTNISDKRKQISEELKNGELIY, from the coding sequence ATGGACGTATCAACGCAAACACGGTGCCAAGTGTTGAGAAAACACTTCTCGCAACAAACCAGAGGAGAGGCAGGATGGGACGGACAAGAGGAGAGAGGAGAGGAGGAGGTAGAAAGGTTCGAGAGGATGAGTGGAAAGCGAATAAGACAAAGACtcggaggaaagaaaaagaaggcgCTCACTCAAAATTCCGATACTCAAACCCAGGGCGCAAAGAGCAAAGGGACGCAAACGTTCGTATGGCGACTAATGAACGTCGATTTAGAGAAACGCCATCAACCAAGCCGGGGCCGAGCCCTCGAGCAAATAACCAGGCATAGGCAACATGAACAAATCTGCTCCGAAATGGCCTTGCCTAAAATGGTGTCGCCAATGTCCGATGATTCTCCACCATCCAAGCCGACCAAAGAGGaacaaataaaacaaaaaagggaagaggaagctgagaagagaaaaagatatAAGACTGAAGTCGAGAAGAATGAAGAGGAATGGAAGACGTGGAAAATAGGAGAGTTCGTATGGACCAATAAGAAAGAGGGCTCCGAAAACATAGAGAGGAAGGAAGtgattcgaaagaaaaatgatgcaaagaaagaagaagacaATGGACGGGACAAGAAACAGACGACCATGAGGCTGTTGAAAAAGATTGGTGTCCAGCAAAAAGAAACCATCaataaaaaaggaacaaaaccccaagagaaagaggaaacaaACGCGAAAGGGAGACAAATTACGAGAGAAGGAAACAACAACGAAAAGTTAAGAAAGGAGACGGACGTCATCAAAAACTGCTCAAATCATCGTTATGAAACGCTCCAAGATAGAAAGTGGATCAACGATGAGGTAATAAATGATTACCTGGTACTAATTGCCGAACAAAACAAGGATAGAAAAGTTCATTGTATGAGCTCTTTCTTTTATGAGCGCCTGCGAATAGGAGGACACATTTCGGTGAAAAGATGGACAAGGAAAACAAGCCTTTTTACATTCGATTTGATCCTGATACCGCTCCACTTCGGGAACCACTGGTGCTTGGCGACAATTGatctggaagaaaaaaccatcAGCTTCTACGACAGTCTGCTTGGAAAGGATAAAGGCTGTCTGGTAATACTCTTCCAGTATTTAATCGATGAGGCTAAggaaaaacagcaaaaaaattttctcccaGGAGAATGGAATTTGATCATAAAAAAGGAGATTCCAAGGCAGACGAACGACTACGATTGTGGAGTTTTTGCTTGCCTATCTGCCAAATACGTAGCTGCACACCGCGAATTCGATTTCGACCAAACAAATATTAGTGATAAACGAAAACAAATCTCAGAAGAACTAAAAAACGGAGAATTGATCTATTAG